Proteins co-encoded in one Methanolacinia paynteri genomic window:
- a CDS encoding carboxypeptidase-like regulatory domain-containing protein — protein sequence MKSKLLFLVILLLIFANHPVSAFSSPSEDHPISIIIASPANGSKFHSDVVPHQVRVLANISSTYKITRVTLDSGWETVEVEEPFNEIDEEIRIDSSGERSIVVTAWDEKGNSVSETTEFTIIIGPPVNPRYSMQFTVYGQVTDSNGEPVDNCQVQINSSFYKYLDVYMGSSNVTDINGNYLIEDVYGPELMITAEKEGYQKYKSMESFESTDVEFNIIMTPEEKESPLSYFIIIISIGLAILFRIKRN from the coding sequence ATGAAATCAAAACTTCTTTTTTTAGTAATATTATTATTAATCTTTGCAAACCATCCGGTTTCGGCGTTTTCTTCCCCAAGTGAAGATCATCCCATATCGATCATCATCGCCTCTCCGGCTAATGGTTCTAAGTTCCATAGCGACGTCGTTCCCCACCAGGTCAGGGTACTTGCGAACATCTCTTCGACATATAAAATAACGAGAGTCACCCTTGACAGCGGATGGGAAACCGTCGAAGTAGAGGAGCCTTTCAATGAAATCGACGAAGAGATCAGAATCGACAGCAGCGGTGAAAGATCGATAGTAGTTACGGCATGGGACGAAAAAGGCAATTCAGTATCTGAAACTACCGAATTCACTATAATAATCGGGCCTCCGGTAAATCCACGATATTCGATGCAGTTTACAGTCTACGGACAGGTCACGGATTCGAACGGGGAACCTGTAGATAATTGTCAGGTTCAGATAAATTCTTCGTTCTACAAATATCTCGATGTGTATATGGGATCGAGCAACGTTACGGATATTAACGGTAACTACCTGATTGAGGATGTTTACGGTCCTGAACTTATGATTACGGCAGAAAAAGAAGGTTATCAGAAGTATAAAAGTATGGAAAGCTTCGAGAGCACCGATGTGGAGTTCAACATAATCATGACGCCCGAAGAAAAAGAGTCTCCTTTATCATATTTTATTATAATTATAAGTATAGGACTGGCGATACTTTTCAGGATTAAAAGGAATTAA